The DNA region AAAGGGCCGGACGTCCAACATCCCAGAGGCGTTTCAGTCGATTCGAGACCAGTTGGTCGGGGCATTCGCTCTGGATCCTGAAACCTTGGTGTTCCTCGGGGAGATGGTGCAGGTTAAGCCGCAGGACGCGCCGCTGCGTGGGGCCATCGAGCGAGCGCTGGGCAAGTCGCGGCTGGACCTGCTGGTGCCCGAAAGCGCGGTCGGAAGCATCAACGGCTGGGTCAACGCGCGACACCTGGGTGTGGACTTCCGGTTCCATGGCGTGCGGGAAGACGTCGCCCCGAACAGGGACTTCAAGCGTGACGGCTACATGCGGCTTTTGGATTGGCGGGACCACCCATACCGTGAGGCCGCAAAACGGCAGCTCATTTCGTACGACAAATCGATTAAGGCCACGCCACAGGAGGTCGCCGAGACTGCCAACGCCATGACGGCCGAAGGCCTGATGAGCTACCGGGCAGGAACCTACGACAAGCGCGACAGCAAGAGGATCGACGACGAGGACAACTGGTACACCGGACATAATGGCGCGGTGCGGCGTGATCTGCTGGCTCGACGGTCATGCGGGCTTGATGAGGCACTGAAGTCCGCAAACAGCGACCGCGACGCAGCACATCGTGCTCAGACGGCGATCGGGCACCGGATTCAGATCATGCAGGTGCTGAGTGAGCTGACGTGGGACCGCGTTGATGCGGGCAGCTTGATCGCACAAAAGCGAGAACGACAGTCGGATATTGACTACCTCAAGAACAACGACGTAGACCTGGCAGCGGCAAAGGCGGCAGTAGACACGGCGAAGCAGGAGCTGCGAGCAAACCGGGAGGTGCTTCAGGACTCCCGGTCCGCCCAGACCCGCATCGAGAGCGCGATCGAACAGGACGAAGGACGTGAGGCTCGTTTCGCGGAGACTGCCGGCTCCGAGCCCATCGACGCCGAGATCGCTGAAGCGCTCCGAGCCCACGAGATGGACGTGACCTGGGAGAAGCTTGAGGACGCCGGTGGCGTCGAACGGCGTTTGCGTGACGCTGTCGCGGCCGAGAGCCAGGGCGAGTCCGACAAGCTGAGCGACGCGAGCGTAGCCGCGTGCAGGGTCATGGCCACGTACAAGGAGAAGTGGCCGGCCCACGCTGGCGATCTAGGCGACAACCTTGCGTCCATGGAGGGCTACCTAGGGCTGCTGGAAGAGATTCGTCGCGACCGGTTGCCGAAGATCAAGGATCGCTTCACCGAGAAGCTGAACCACAACGCGCTGCAGTCGCTCGAGGCTGTGCGGGCGTCGATCGAGCAGCAGCAGGAAGACATCGAGCAGAGAATCGACGACGTCAATCACGTGCTGTGTCGCGTCGAGTTCGAGCCGGGCACCCGCCTGAACGTCATCCCGACCGCCCAGCGGTTCGTGGAGGTGGACGACTTCGAAGCGAAGGTGGATGCAGTGCGTGCGGTCAGCCTGTCGGAGGATCCGAAGAAGCGCTATGCCGCGTTGGAGGTGGCCATGAATCATCTGGCCACGTTCACGGATCCCAGCCGGCTTTCAAACCTGGGCTCACTACGCTTGCTGGATGCCCGCTACAGGATGGAGTTTTCGTCCAACAAGACCGACATCCAGACAGGCGAGGTGCTGTCCTCACGCGGCAGTACGGGAGGCTTGTCGGGTGGCCAGCGCGAGAGCTTCAGCAGCTTCATCGTAGCCGCCAGCCTGGCGTACGCGTTGACGCCGGCCGGGGGCAAGGCCCCGCGGATGTCGACGGTATTTCTGGATGAGGCGTTCTCACGCACGTCGACGGCCATGATCAAGCCCGTCATCGCCGTCTTCCGTGCTCTGCGACTGCACATGAATCTGCTGACGCCCTACAAGGAACTCGACACCAGTGAGCAGGCGACTCGGGCCGTGGTTCTAGTCGAGATGAACGACCGGACAAAGACGAGCTCTCTCAAGCACATCACATGGGAGAAATTCCTAGAGGTTCGGCACGGCAAGGGGATCGAGCGGCTGCCGGATGGTGAAGTTCGTTGGAGGAAAGAAGGTGGAGCCGATGAAGCTGCCGGATGACGTGCGTCGGCGCTTGCAGGCGCTGGAGTGGGACAACCGCCAGAATTTGAGCGGGCGCATGCTCGGTACCCGCGTGTGGCCCATTCGTGTCGCACTGAACTCGCCAAGCGGCGTGAAAGCGATCGACCGCCTGACGGAGTTTCGAGAGTTCGCGCTCGCCTGGAAAGCCCCGGACGTCGCCCAATGGGTCGCTACCGAGACACGGAACCTCCGTGGCCTGGGTGCGCAGGAGGTCCCGACCCACCTGATTCTAGAGACCCTTGAGGATCTGGTGGGATTCCTTGGAGCGCCAGCGGCATATGAGTGGGCGGCCATTCGGGAGGGCCTAGAGCGCGTCGATACGCGGTGGTGCGACACTTGGCGGCACTTTGTATCGGATTTAGTGGAGCTCGATCAGGGTACGGTCCAGGACATCTCTCGAGCTGTGGTCCAGCTCAAATCCATGCGCGGATGTGTGGAGTACGTGCGCGAGCTGCCGCTCGATGGGGTTGGCACGAAGGTCGTAGAACAACACGAGCGTCTAATTGGGCAGCTGGTGGACCTGCACTACTGCGGAGAGGTGGCCGAGGCCGGTGGGTTGTTGGCCTGGCTCGGTGTTCGGCACCCGCCGAAGGATTGGTTGATGGTCCGACCGCTGTGCGAAGCGGTCAGGCAGCGGTTCCACGGCGCCGACAGCATGCGAATGGGTTGGCAGACGTTGGCAAAGCTGAACTGGCCTGCCTCAACGTTGTTCGTGGTCGAAAATGCAACCAGCGTGTTCGCGTTGCCAGAGGTGCCAGATGGAGTCGCAGTGGCTGGAACAGGCGGCAACATCGGGTGGTTGGAATCGGCTGCTAAGCGATTTCGACGGGTTATCTACTGGGGCGACCTCGACTACGACGGATTGGCGTTTCTCTCGCGGGCAAGGCGATTGGCACCGGGAGTCACCTCCATGCTGACATCGCTAGGCGTCTACGCGGAACACGGTGGGCGGGCGATCGCGTGCGACTCCAAACGGGAGGCGGTGATCGACGAGACATTTCTTACAAAGGATGAGCGGCGGCTGCTGTGCGCGCTGGTCGAGGGTGGTGTTTGGATGCGACTGGAGCAGGAGAAGCTGCCTGGCAATCTCGTAGCCTCAGCCGCGTCACTGCTCGCGAAAGGTTAGTGGGCGTGAGGTGTGTACGGCGACCAACCCTTTTGTGCCGATTCTGTTGAAAAACGCGATGACCATTCGAGTAGTGCGCACGCGTTGCCTGATCCATCGATCGAAAACGGAGCTCAGCTTCCCCTTTCGGGTCTAGGCTTCCCGAAAGCCGCCTGTTTTTCGTCCAATCTCCGTCATCCAGGCACACCAATCCTGTAATCCGGCGGCGGTCTGGCAACGAGCTTGGCCATCCGTCGCAGATTTTGAGCGGTCGCCGCCATCACGAATTCGTCGGCAGCGCCCGACAGGCCTCGCAGTCGTAGCCGCTCCAACCCAAGAATCCGCTTGAGGTGCGCGAAGCGCATCTCGACTTTCTTGCGCTCACAGCGTGAGCGCCGGTACTCGTCAGACTTGCTGATCTCGCGAGCGACGTTACGGGCATCTTCATGGATGCTGCGCGCAATCTTCCTGGTTGGTGTGCTCGGGCAGCATTGCTGCTTGAGTGGGCAAACTCGGCAGTCGTAGGTGCTGGAGCGATACAGCACCGTCCCGGCTTTGGTGATGCCACTGCGCGGTTTGGAAAACTGCCGGCGTCCCGGGATCAGCGCATTGCCCTGCGGGCAGCGATATTCATTGGCCTCGCCATCCCAGACAAAGTCGCTGCTGGGTATCGATCCATCGGTGCGCTGATGTTTCTCCCAAACCGGGATGTGCGGCTCGATGCCTTTGTCATCGACCAGCCAGGACAGCATCTTGGCATTGCCGTAAGCCGTATCTGCAACGAGCTTTGTCGGCTGAATGCCGCAGCGCGCCTCGACGCGATCGATCATCGTCTTCGTCGATTCCACTTCGGCGATACGGTTGGACGGCGTGGCCTCGACATCGAGGATGACGCCATGCTCGATGTCGATCAGGTAATTGGTGGAATACGATAAGAACGCCGGACCGCCGGTCGCAGCCGTCCACTGAGATTGCGGATCGGACAGTGACACCGACTTCCGAGCCTCCAGCGCAGCGCCGTCCCCCAGCGCCTCGAGATACTCACGGACGGCGCGGCTACGTTTCTCGGGCGCACCCCAGTCGATGGGCTCTGCTCCGGGCACGCCGCGCTGCCGACTGGCGTCAGCCGGAATCAGGCTGGCATCTACGGCGAAGCCTTCACCTTTGACCAAGCCGACTTGCATACATCGGTCCACGACCTGATCGAAGACCCAGCGCAGCGTCCCGCTGTCGCGAAAGCGGCCATGACGATTCTTGGAGAAGGTCGAATGGCTTGGCACTGCGCCGTCCAGCCCCAGCCGGCAAAACCAGCGGTAGGCAAGATTGAGATGGACCTCGTCGCACAGCCGACGCTCGGAGCGAATGCCATAGCAATAGCCAACGATCAGCATCCGCACCATCAGCTCTGGATCGATTGAGGGGCGGCCAGTGTGGCTGTAGTGGTCAGCGAGATGTACTCGCAGCCCCTCCAAGTCCAGGCACGCATCGATCTGGCGCAGCAAATGGTCTGCCGGGACATGCGCTTCGAGTGAGAACTCGTAGAACAGCGCCGATTGGCTGTCCGAAAGCGAGCCCATCATCGGGCATTATTCCATTGAAAAACAATTATTTAATTATATCTCGGCACGCCTAAACAAGGGCAGGATTGCGCAGGGTTTTTCAACAGAATCTGCCAAAAGCGGCCGGTCACTCAATGCTTGCAAGCGACGAGTAGTGTCCATGTCGTCGAACCGAACTCCGGGCTCAGCTTCAAGAGCTCCTGTGCGTCAATCTCAAACCCTTGGCTCTCAAGCAGCGAGGCGTAGCTGTGCGAGAAGGTTCGTTCTTGCCCGAACGGGCGGGATTCGGTTTCAGTCGCGCTATCGAGATCGTCTGCAACGGGCTCGAGCAGTGCAATCGCGACTGGCGTACGGGTGATGGCCTTGATCAAGGCGAGCAGCTCGGTTTGGCTGAAATACTCGAGCACGCCGCCGATTGTCAGGTAGACCGTCTGCGGTTTTGCGTTCTCAAGCGCCCAGCTCGTGGCTTCGGCGGCCTCAAACGATGTGTCGGGATCATTGTTCGCTGCACTGTTCCGCTCGACCTGTTCCGGGCTGAGGTCGAGGCCGATCAGACGATCCAGTCCCGGCAAGCGCTCTCGCAATCTCGGCATAAGTAGCGCTTCACCGCAGCCAATTTCGACCAAGGTGTTGTAGGTGCCAGGGTGGGCTTCGACGTGGCTGATGAGCATGGCGAAAATTTGCGAATGCCCCGCTTCCCACATTGCCCAGAAACGATCTCGAGTCGCTTGATGGTGAGCAGTTCCCGATTGTTCGCGCCAGAACCACTGTTGCAGTGCGGACATATCTTGCGGGCGATTTTTTCGCCGACATCGATGTGCCCACGCCGCGATGATCTGACGGTCGACAAAACCTGGATAGCCGGATAGCTTGCCCTGTCGAATGAGTTGCGCCCGGGGCGCGGCGAAGATTGAGAACAGTTTGCCGAGAAAGACCCGCAGCAGACGCTTGACGGGGTTATTCGGCAAGGAGTTCGGCCAATACACCTCGGTGGCCTTGTTCGGTGAGTGGGTCATCAGAAACCAGAGTCCTTATTTCGTGACGTCGGCAAAAGAATCGAACTGCCGATAGAACAATTCGATTTGCAAGAGAAAACCGGCAGACAGCAGATGCCAGATCGCATGACCTGACAGCCAGTGACGCGAGGGATCACACAGGTGCGGCACGTCATCCAGCGCCCAGGCGATGACGGCGGCCCCGCCTGACGACCACGCCAGCAGGTAGTGCCGCCACTCGATCTGAGCTCGGTGCTTGTGTGCCAGCCAGCATTCGATATAGCAGCACGGCATCGCAATGAGGAGAACGGGCAGCGCCCAATCGGGCCGCAGGCTGACAATGCCGATCATGAGAGCAGGCAAACCCAACGCGGTGCCCATCTGTGTGGCCGTGCCGATTTCCAGCCAGCGCCGGAGATTGAGTGCTGTCATCACGCCTGTGATTCCGTAGATCGATGCCCAATCCGCCATGCGCCCCCAGCTCAGATTGGTAGCGTGGTAGGCGGATGACCCCACCGCGATGACGATTGCCAGATACCCGAACCAGTGCGCTCGGCTGCCGTTGCGTGGGCGGCTCAGCAGCCAAAGCCCGACCAGCAGATAGGCGAGATTGCTGGCCGTATTGCCGGGCTCCACGACCCAGGCGCACAAGTTGGCCTCGCACACCTTGTCGAGCTGGCCGGGCTCTGTGAGGTCGCGCCATGGGCAGCTCACGCGAGCAATCCGCGTATGACCAAACCACCCACCAGCCAGACGATGGACAGCGTTACCAGCACAAGCCCAAGCCACTCGGCAGCGCTGCGCGCGGTGTGCTCGCCATCCCCGCCGTCAGACGCATCGCGCCCCTGCCACCAGAGCCAGGCGAGCGCGCCGCTGCCAGCCAGAAATAGCAAGTTCAGCCAGAACCCGTAGTTCGGCTCGAAGAATTCACGGTCAACCACGCTGACTGATCCCGGCTCTGGCAGCAGGTCAAGCGCGAGCAGGCCGTAGTGCATCAGCAGTGAGACCGCCACGAGACCGGCCAGCAGCATGCCGAGGATGTAGAGCGCCATCTTCCAGCCGTAATACTCGGCGTTGATCCGAAGCACCGGCCAAACGACCAGATCGGAGAAGATGAAGGCCATCACCCCGGCAAAGCTGACGCCCTGACCGAACAGCAGCGCGGCCAGCGGGATATTGCCCATGGAGCCGATGAAGGTGAAAAACGCTGCCACCGGCCCGACAATGGTTTGCAGCAGCGTGGCCGCAAACCCAGGCTGGCCGCTGTCGCCGGAGCCGACGAACAGGGTCTCGAAGAATGCATCCGGCACGAACGCTGCGATCACGCCTGCCACGGTAAATCCGATCAGCACGTCCTTCCAGACCATCCGCCATTCCATGACGTAGGTCTGCCCGATCGCCCGCCAGCCGGCCAGAGTGCCGATCGCCTTGCGCCAGGAGGCGCCATCATTGCCGGATCTGTCGCCATCTTGTTCGAACCGCTGGCGGGTTCGTTCGATCAGCCGCTTCGGCTTTGTCACGCGAATGAACAGCCAGCAGAAGCCGATCAGCAGCAGGCCGCCGACGTACTCGCCCACCACGAACTGCCAGCTCAGGAACAGCGCGATAACGATGCCGAGCTCGATCACCAGATTGGTGGAGGCGAGCATGAACGCCATCGACGGTGCCAAGCCCGCGCCTTTCTGAAACAGGGCGCGCGTGGTGGACAGCGCCGCAAAGCTACACGAGCTCGAGATGAAGCCGAAGAATGTGCCGAGCGCCATGGCACGCGGACCGTCGCTGCCCATGGTGCGCTGCATCTGCGCGCGTGTGATGCCGGCCTGAATCAGGCTGGAAATCAGATAGCCCAGCGCAAACGCCCACAGCGCCATCCAGAAGAATCCGACGCTGGTGTGGGCGGCCTGGCCCCAGGCTTCGAGGAAGTTGTTCATGACGCCTCCCGGGCGGGATTGCTTGTATCGGTATCGGTTGAGCGGTTGCGGTAAACCAGCACGTAGCAGGCTGGCAAAACGATCAAGGCCAGCAACAGCGTGGTAACCAGCCCGCCGACTATTGGTGCGGCAATGCGCTGCATCACCTCGCTGCCAGTGCCCGACCCCAACATGATCGGGATCAGCCCGGCGATGGTTGCCACTGCTGTCATCACGACTGGGCGCAAGCGGCGCAGGGCGCCCTCACGAACGGC from Oceanococcus sp. HetDA_MAG_MS8 includes:
- a CDS encoding transposase, producing the protein MMGSLSDSQSALFYEFSLEAHVPADHLLRQIDACLDLEGLRVHLADHYSHTGRPSIDPELMVRMLIVGYCYGIRSERRLCDEVHLNLAYRWFCRLGLDGAVPSHSTFSKNRHGRFRDSGTLRWVFDQVVDRCMQVGLVKGEGFAVDASLIPADASRQRGVPGAEPIDWGAPEKRSRAVREYLEALGDGAALEARKSVSLSDPQSQWTAATGGPAFLSYSTNYLIDIEHGVILDVEATPSNRIAEVESTKTMIDRVEARCGIQPTKLVADTAYGNAKMLSWLVDDKGIEPHIPVWEKHQRTDGSIPSSDFVWDGEANEYRCPQGNALIPGRRQFSKPRSGITKAGTVLYRSSTYDCRVCPLKQQCCPSTPTRKIARSIHEDARNVAREISKSDEYRRSRCERKKVEMRFAHLKRILGLERLRLRGLSGAADEFVMAATAQNLRRMAKLVARPPPDYRIGVPG
- a CDS encoding class I SAM-dependent methyltransferase, translated to MTHSPNKATEVYWPNSLPNNPVKRLLRVFLGKLFSIFAAPRAQLIRQGKLSGYPGFVDRQIIAAWAHRCRRKNRPQDMSALQQWFWREQSGTAHHQATRDRFWAMWEAGHSQIFAMLISHVEAHPGTYNTLVEIGCGEALLMPRLRERLPGLDRLIGLDLSPEQVERNSAANNDPDTSFEAAEATSWALENAKPQTVYLTIGGVLEYFSQTELLALIKAITRTPVAIALLEPVADDLDSATETESRPFGQERTFSHSYASLLESQGFEIDAQELLKLSPEFGSTTWTLLVACKH
- a CDS encoding AAA family ATPase is translated as MADSTLGVADPTELQSYTLEDLVPDLQYGLTALSVHNWGSFSGGWSAPIDPQGTLICGDTGAGKSTLVDSMQVLLLKPTQTRFNTAASSEDAKDRSLVTYVRGAYDSERDGARTIPKMMRTGATYSGVSARYAGTDGTDVTLMALFWIAGPGMAQSDVKRLYVLARRKLELPEVLEAGVSNSAGIDRSWLEARYGNDTSVQFFQKWDDYEAAYHTALGLENPKAPALIVKAMGLKEVRDLTALIRDFVLEPGEAAAVAIDAVQEFRELQGIYQEMAVAEQQEAKLAPLEGYKERIEALQDRLDALTAQLGAVPAYVSGQALELVRGRLAKLRDDLQRQKGIVADAKAEVDALEVRAEEAQSTYLLSGGNDIAELEGKIARLDEQIGGASAAAKDCMSQAAGLGVELAGDGLTKEAFTEIRARAAAIATDADALRQQAADEFGDKYAKSQNLAEQKASVDEELAQIVGKGRTSNIPEAFQSIRDQLVGAFALDPETLVFLGEMVQVKPQDAPLRGAIERALGKSRLDLLVPESAVGSINGWVNARHLGVDFRFHGVREDVAPNRDFKRDGYMRLLDWRDHPYREAAKRQLISYDKSIKATPQEVAETANAMTAEGLMSYRAGTYDKRDSKRIDDEDNWYTGHNGAVRRDLLARRSCGLDEALKSANSDRDAAHRAQTAIGHRIQIMQVLSELTWDRVDAGSLIAQKRERQSDIDYLKNNDVDLAAAKAAVDTAKQELRANREVLQDSRSAQTRIESAIEQDEGREARFAETAGSEPIDAEIAEALRAHEMDVTWEKLEDAGGVERRLRDAVAAESQGESDKLSDASVAACRVMATYKEKWPAHAGDLGDNLASMEGYLGLLEEIRRDRLPKIKDRFTEKLNHNALQSLEAVRASIEQQQEDIEQRIDDVNHVLCRVEFEPGTRLNVIPTAQRFVEVDDFEAKVDAVRAVSLSEDPKKRYAALEVAMNHLATFTDPSRLSNLGSLRLLDARYRMEFSSNKTDIQTGEVLSSRGSTGGLSGGQRESFSSFIVAASLAYALTPAGGKAPRMSTVFLDEAFSRTSTAMIKPVIAVFRALRLHMNLLTPYKELDTSEQATRAVVLVEMNDRTKTSSLKHITWEKFLEVRHGKGIERLPDGEVRWRKEGGADEAAG
- a CDS encoding ceramidase domain-containing protein, with product MSCPWRDLTEPGQLDKVCEANLCAWVVEPGNTASNLAYLLVGLWLLSRPRNGSRAHWFGYLAIVIAVGSSAYHATNLSWGRMADWASIYGITGVMTALNLRRWLEIGTATQMGTALGLPALMIGIVSLRPDWALPVLLIAMPCCYIECWLAHKHRAQIEWRHYLLAWSSGGAAVIAWALDDVPHLCDPSRHWLSGHAIWHLLSAGFLLQIELFYRQFDSFADVTK
- a CDS encoding permease, yielding MNNFLEAWGQAAHTSVGFFWMALWAFALGYLISSLIQAGITRAQMQRTMGSDGPRAMALGTFFGFISSSCSFAALSTTRALFQKGAGLAPSMAFMLASTNLVIELGIVIALFLSWQFVVGEYVGGLLLIGFCWLFIRVTKPKRLIERTRQRFEQDGDRSGNDGASWRKAIGTLAGWRAIGQTYVMEWRMVWKDVLIGFTVAGVIAAFVPDAFFETLFVGSGDSGQPGFAATLLQTIVGPVAAFFTFIGSMGNIPLAALLFGQGVSFAGVMAFIFSDLVVWPVLRINAEYYGWKMALYILGMLLAGLVAVSLLMHYGLLALDLLPEPGSVSVVDREFFEPNYGFWLNLLFLAGSGALAWLWWQGRDASDGGDGEHTARSAAEWLGLVLVTLSIVWLVGGLVIRGLLA